The genomic DNA gaaaggaggaggggagggtcaCACAGAAGATAAACTGACTCAGAGACAgtgaagagggaggagaagggcaCACAGCAGAGAAATGGCCCAGAAAGGGTGCCCAAGTCACACATGGCTGTGCAAGCCTAGGTCTCTGCTTAGATACTAGGGAGACCCCAATCCTGGCTGGAGAGGAGGGGGCTAGAAAGGGGCTGGAGCCCTGAAGGATCAGGAGAAGGAGTACCTAGGAATGGAGAGAAAGGAGTTAAATGAAGGAAAGGGCAAAATAACAAGAATTCACTATTGGTGATAAGTTTATCTCTAGGGGACCATGCAACATGTTAGGAACACATGGATTTAACATCCTAATAGAATTATATGGACACAGACCCTTGGCACTCTCATGCAAAGTATCACATGATCACAGGCCCTCAGCACCCAGGTACAGTATTATGTGGCCACAGGTCCTCAGTACACAGACCATAGCATCACCTGGACACAAACCCTCAGACCCAGATACACAACATCATGTGGACACAGACCCATAACACCCAAATATATATAACATCGTGTGATGACAGGGCCTCAGCAACCAGATATAGCATCATTTGCACATGGGCCTTCAGCCCCCAGACACACAATGTCTTGTGAACACAAGCCCTCAGCACCCAGAGACACAACATCACTTGGACATAGACTCCCAGCACCCAAACACACAGCAATTATGAACCATGGCAAGGCCACTTAATACAGAGGTTTGACATTTTATAAACATAGGCTCTTACCACACAGACAGTATCATGGGAATAAAAGTATGGGTCATGTCCCATTGACCACAAAAGGAATTCTCCTGCTCCAGCCTCTCTTTTGTTCTGCCCTGCCTAGCCCTGACtggccttccttccctccttctcattGAACAGTCACTCCTTGACCTAAACTGCTCCCTCCATCAGTTCCTCAACCACCCCAAAATTTCAATCTTGATCAACCAACGCGATGAAGACATTTTCCGCTACTTGACCAATCTGCAGGTCAGGCCAAAGAGATATCTTTTCTACCAGGACCGGGCAAGGAATCTGGTCCTTGGAGGTGAGGGGGGGTTGGGTGGGAGGGGTCACGGTGTGGTGGGAATTCCACCATTACCCCCACCCTGAGCAGGTACAGGATCTCAGACATATCTCCATGGGCTACAAAATGAAGCTGTACTTCCAGACAAACCCCTACTTCACAAATATGGTGATCGTCAAGGAGTTCCAGCGCAATCGCTCGGGTAAGAGGCAGTCCCAGAGCAAAttcatgccccccaccccatctatCCTTGTCCAGCGCCCTCTCCATAGCCTCCTTTCCCCCCAGGCCGGCTGGTGTCTCACTCCACCCCAATTCGCTGGCACCGGGGCCAGGAACCTCAGGCCCACAGGCACAGGAACCAGGATGCCAGCCACAGCTTCTTCAGCTGGTTCTCAAACCATAGCCTCCCAGAGGCCGACAGGATTGCTGAGGTGGGGCCCCTCCTGGCATTGCCAGGGAAGGCCTTGCTAGCTTGCCCCTGGGTGCGTGGGGTATTGGGAGTAGGCTCTGTGGCTTGTACTCATAACTCTGTTCTCCCTTCCCCCGTCTCTTTCAACAGATTATCAAGAATGACCTGTGGGTTAACCCTGTGCGTTACTACATGATGGGAGAAGGGGGCTACAGGGCAAGcagaaagaagcaagaaaaggaagaaaggtgaTGGTGGGGGTTGGTGGCTGAGAGGTGGTTTGTTAGGGGTGGGGCAAAGACTAGGCTAGTGTCACACAGTATTTGTAGAGCCAAAAGGGACCTTTGAGATAATCCAGTCCACTATGTTTTACAAGTGGGGAGTGATGCCCAGAAATGGGGTGTGATCGGCCTGAGGTTATGTAGTCAGGGGCAGAAATGGGACTCTCCCCACCTAGCCTCGTCCCTGGGAACCCCTGTAGCCTACTGCCTCCCCAGTTACTTACCACCTTTCAGTGTCTGCTCTGGGTACACCACCTCCCACCAACCCTATACTCAACCCCAGGCTTCCCCACAGTAAAAACAGGGATGAATATGAGGTGGTGATCGTGGAAGACTCTGATGACTATCACATCATGGAAGACATTATTGGAGAGACCTCAGACAGTGATGGTATCACCGACAATGAGACCATTCATGACATCAAGATCTCTGACTTCATGGAGACCACTGACTGCTTCGAGACCACTGACAACGAGATAACTGACATCAGCGAGAGCCTCTGTGACAGCGAGTGCCCTGACCACAATGAGAGCATTGACAGTGAGACCACTAACAACGAGAGCCCCGATGACAACGAAACCACTGATAACAATGAGAGTGCTGATGACAACGAGACCACTGACAACAATGAGAGTACCGATGACAACAATGAGAATCCTGATGACAACAATGAGAACCCCGATGACAACAGTGAGAACCCTGAAGACAACAACACTGATGACAATGAAGAGAACCCTGATGACAACGAAGAGAACACTGATGATAACGATGAGAACACTGATGGTGACGAGAACCCCAATGGTGATGATGAGAACCCCAAAGGTGGCAACCACAGCAGCAACGGCAGCAACCAGGACAGCAGCGACAGTGACAATGGAGACAATGACGGCAGTGACATTGAAGATAATGATGGCAACGAAGGTGACAATGAAGGTAGTGATGATGATGGCAATGAAGGTGACAATGAAGGCAGCGATGATGACGACAGAGACATTGAAGACTATGAGAATGACCTTGAAGACTCTGACAAGGATCACCATAACAGCACCAACCAGGATGACTATGAGGACGAGGTAGAGAACATCTCCGTAGAAGAATCATcagtggaggaagaagaggaggagggcagtGAGGAAGGTGAGCTAGACCCTCACCTCTTGTCttacctcctttctcttctctcagagAAAATCTGCCCATGGTCAGAGTATCAAAGCATGAGCACAATCTGCtcttgtagagaaaaaaaaaaagcattctgaGTAAGTTTTTAAACAGAGCAAGGTCAGGGAACATTTAGCTCACAAatgtaacaaaaccaaaacaaatttcaATTCTTGGTGATGGGTAGATAGGTTGTAACAGAGCACAAGACAaatgaagcagagagaagagataGGAGGCAGTGGGTGGTATACTAAGTAAGACAGGTTCTCACacagaaagaggggaaaaaaatggcaaaCATATTGCAATTCAGCACACTCTGTACCCAGCCCTGGCCTTCTGGGAACTCCCAGGCTTGTTTGGGGAGCTGGGGGTGAAGTGAACAGTGTGCTCAGTGAGTCCAGAGGAGAGAGGAGCTAATTCTATCTCCAGAATCAAGAAGGAGAGAACTAGAGaaaagaagtgacatttgaatTGGAGGCTGCCTTCACATTAAGGGGCATTATGGGGCATTCTTGGTGGAAGGGATCACATGAAAAAGAACCTGGAAGGGTGAAAATGCATGGTATGTTGGGCAGGGTTTCCCAAATTGTCATCTGAGGACCCTTCACTGGTTCCAAAAGCTGCTCACAAAAAGGTTCAGTGGTCAAATATGTTGGGGAAATACTGCATACAATAATATCCTTATGTAGAGTCACATGTGCATTGGCACCTTAAAGGCTCTGATAAGTCCTGCTCTAAGAAACCTATTTAAACATTGTGGaagtcagcatttcccaaacatcTTGATCACAAAGGCCATTGTTCACTGTCCACCAAAGAATacattttgggaaatgctgaaGAAGGGTTGCATATGGGGGGTTGAGGGAGAAGGCGGTATTTAAGGTGACTGCTAGGTTTGTTCTGGCCTGGATGACTCTCCAAAGGAGGCACCATTTCCTGGGATGGGGAAGGGCATGGTGGTGGGATTGATGGGATGCAGGGAGGAACATGGAATTGGAAGGGCTTGTTGGATATAAGGTATGGGTGGCTTAGAGGCAGGTGGTTGGTGATATGCCTGGGAAGTCAGAAATTGTAAAGAAAGGAGATAAGCCAGAGCAGAATCCTACCTCTGGATTCTGGGGCTGGTTAACGTTAATTGGGTCCAATTAACATTAATgaagtatttactatgtgccaggcactattctaaatggTTTTCTTGCTTtgactaatttaatcctcacagcaactcttatgaggtaggtactactaATCCTccttttatagatggggaaactgaggctctgagagggtaGACTTAGGAGGAGCACTAGGTCGTGGAACATTCTAAGAAGGAGGGGATCGTCACTGGTGTTCAGTGCTCCTGAAAGGTCAAGTAAAATGAGGACTGGGATGTGTCCATCGGATTGGGGGCTGAATAGATCATCTGTGACCTTGGAAAGAGTAAGTTCAGTGGATTGGTGGGGGTAGAGCCAGACCACAGTAGGAATGGGGAGGGAATGAACAGGGGTTAAGGCAGTAGAGTCAAACCTTGGCTAGGAAGGGGATGGCAGAAGGCACACAAGGGATATGTTTGAGCCTGGCTGTAGGCAGGCAGATGGAGGAGAGGCAGCCCCCTGGGGTAGGTGGAAGGTGCAGGAAGACCAACCACTCCTGGGGGTTTTGACCATGGGATCCCTGGCAAACTTCCATTGAGGGCACTGAGGAAGGAGGAATTGAATAAGCGAGTAGCCACAATCTAGACATATTTCTAGGTAGGGAAACAGAGGGAATTGCCGGCCCCATCCCCTCCTACTCGGTGGCATCTCTTCTTTCAGAGAAGGGGAGGCAGAATTATTTGTACAACCCTAGGGTGGGAGCCGGGGTGGGGAATTGGGCTGAAGAAGACAGACTGAGGCCTATTGGGATCAGactggggagaaagagagagggagctgCCTCTGGATGAAGAAGTTTTATTCAGCTGAGGTCAGAGCTCAGGAAGAGACACACATTGTATACAGGGGGTGAAAAAGCTACTTTCAGAGATGTATCAATTTTGATAGGACAGAGGCATCCCACTCTGctttcctgcttccctcccactCGCCCTTACTTTCTGGACTTGAGTTCACACAGACTTGGCTGCTTGTTCCAAGCAGAGGCTTTTGGTGAATGGTCCCGCCCCTCAGAAGCCCTGACTGTGGGCTCTGTTCCCTATTAAGAGTGACATCTACCTGTCCACCTAACCATCCTCCTCCATTTTCCCCTCCTTACTTCTCTCTCCCCTGTACAGGCAGTGAGCAAGAAGGTGAGGACAGTGATGATGAGGAAGGaagtgaggaggaggaaggaatcGAAGAAGACTCAGAAGGAGGGGAAGACTCAGAAGACTCTGACATGGAGGAGGTGCTTCAGGTCCCAAACCCTTGGGCCAACCCAGGGAAGAGGGGCAAAACGGGATAAATGTCTTACCCTTGCGGGGGCTGCCTCTCTatatccctctccccctgccccatttGCCCTCCGTATCAGCTAGGGCCGAGCGGCCCCATATTACACTTCTGGGGGATGACTGACTTCGTACACGggtttaaagtttatttttatggtttaGTAATTGCAGAGTtcttattttggggggagggaaagggggattCCCCCTTCCTTTTGGCCCTCCTCTCCCGCAGGCTTCTGTGTGCTGCTAAACGTATTTATTGTGATGCCTTGGTCAGGGCCCCTCTATCCCCCTCCTCGTGCTGTGTGGAGTGGACACCCTTGATCCCAAAGCGGGGAGGGCCGCTGTGGCCTTGGGGGTCTCTGCCGCCACCCTGTTCTCccgtctctctctttccctccatccctcGCCCTTCCCCGCTGTGCCCGCTAGCCCGCCTCGGTGTCTATGCAAGGCCGCTTCGCCATTGCGGTATTCtggtccccctcccccagaagtCCCGCCTCGTTCCCTGTGAACCCTGGTAATCCTAATAAAATTCTGAGCAAATTCAAAGTGCTGCTTCGAGTCTTTTGTCCCACCCGGTGCGCGGTCCCCAGCAGCCAGTCTCCCTTCCCACAGGCCCGCAAGCAGCCGCCTCGTCTACGCAGTGGCCTGCAAGATGGTagttgctgggggtgggggtggctggCTGGGGGCGAGCTCCGCGGGACCGCAGAAATGTTGCGTCAGGCCAATGCGGACCATCCTGGCCAATGGCAGAGCGAGGCCGAGGAAGCCCCTCCCTCTCCGGGCGGCCGCAGCAGACCCAGGCAGGTAGCAAACAGCATCCCACGCCTTCCCCTCCGCGCAGGCGCACAGGAACGCCCTGGGCCCTAGAACATCCATTTACTCAGtgattcatctttttatttatcgTGCGTCAAACCTTTCCTCGGGCCTAGTATGAGCTGAGTGTGGGGGAGCCAGAGGAATCCATTTTTCTTGTCCGCatgtagtaaaataaaaatgatatcgGTCGGGACTTCACAATCCAATAATGCCGGAGTGCTCTCTCGTCTTAGGAAGAGGGTGCAGGATCCTTGGAGCTGGACCTGGGAGAGAAGGCAAGAAAAGACAGCCCAGACTGGGGAGTTTGCAtagagataaaagaaaagcaaaggaaaattacTATGTAGCT from Balaenoptera acutorostrata chromosome X, mBalAcu1.1, whole genome shotgun sequence includes the following:
- the LOC130706511 gene encoding testis-specific Y-encoded-like protein 2; this encodes MDSPDEGPPAKARRLSSSESPQSELPPPPPPPPPLLRLPLPPPQQRPRLREETEAAQVLADMRGVGLGPALPPPPPYVILEEGGIRAYFTLGAGGPGWEPAIESGYGGAPPPTESLETLSPSEVSGGSLEIDFQVTEPSSFAGEKALETCSAGGRGYQRLAGPRGREETVIIVEDDDEDEKESVRKRRRRRKRKPRKVKRESREKNAEKIECILQALENIQLDLEAVNIKAGKAFLRLKRKFIQMRRPFLERRDLIIQHIPGFWVKAFLNHPKISILINQRDEDIFRYLTNLQVQDLRHISMGYKMKLYFQTNPYFTNMVIVKEFQRNRSGRLVSHSTPIRWHRGQEPQAHRHRNQDASHSFFSWFSNHSLPEADRIAEIIKNDLWVNPVRYYMMGEGGYRASRKKQEKEESKNRDEYEVVIVEDSDDYHIMEDIIGETSDSDGITDNETIHDIKISDFMETTDCFETTDNEITDISESLCDSECPDHNESIDSETTNNESPDDNETTDNNESADDNETTDNNESTDDNNENPDDNNENPDDNSENPEDNNTDDNEENPDDNEENTDDNDENTDGDENPNGDDENPKGGNHSSNGSNQDSSDSDNGDNDGSDIEDNDGNEGDNEGSDDDGNEGDNEGSDDDDRDIEDYENDLEDSDKDHHNSTNQDDYEDEVENISVEESSVEEEEEEGSEEGSEQEGEDSDDEEGSEEEEGIEEDSEGGEDSEDSDMEEVLQVPNPWANPGKRGKTG